A section of the Aminiphilus circumscriptus DSM 16581 genome encodes:
- a CDS encoding Rid family detoxifying hydrolase, protein MRKTVVTDKAPAAVGAYSQGTYAGDFLYLSGQIALDPATGKMVGDGDPAAETHQVMKNIQGVLSSQGLSFDHVVKAVIYAASMKDFPEINKVYASYFSGSFPARCFVEVSGMALNAKVEIDIVAYKG, encoded by the coding sequence ATGAGAAAGACAGTCGTCACGGACAAGGCCCCGGCAGCGGTGGGCGCCTACAGTCAGGGGACCTACGCGGGAGATTTCCTCTACCTGAGCGGGCAGATCGCGCTCGACCCGGCCACGGGCAAAATGGTGGGGGACGGCGATCCCGCCGCGGAAACGCACCAGGTCATGAAGAACATCCAGGGCGTTCTTTCCTCCCAGGGGCTTTCGTTCGACCACGTGGTGAAGGCCGTGATCTACGCGGCGAGCATGAAGGACTTCCCCGAGATCAACAAGGTCTATGCCTCCTATTTCTCCGGCAGCTTCCCCGCCCGCTGTTTCGTGGAGGTTTCCGGCATGGCCCTGAACGCGAAAGTGGAGATCGACATCGTTGCCTACAAAGGATGA
- a CDS encoding L-serine ammonia-lyase, iron-sulfur-dependent, subunit alpha, producing the protein MNGTMLSREAREPFRRMLRRHTFVTVGCTDPVAVGLAAAAAYRLTGGNVRRIVVEMDRNIYKDAISVGIPGTMEIGLPLAVALAILRGDPDEGLRLLRGVTADDVVRAKECVRAWPMEFRAAGEEPPIYVKALVETDRGVGEAVIRGGHDRIVETVTNGVRTVLAQETAEDDGDPDLLDVVSGCSMEDLLLAVESFDMEELDFLAEGVGMNLAAAKAGERGGCGTPSSPVGLGLGAQYAFLARKSFLRDDLVNRVKRKVAAAADARMAGCDVPIFGCYGSGNHGITLFLTVGLAARHYQVSWEATNRALALSLLIVGVIKSRTGILTPHCGCAVAAGTGAAGGIAWLLGGRAREIENAVHLMMGNLTGMLCDGAKYGCALKMATSAGAAVESAAMAALGGAFLPERNGIVGRNFQHSMDNLRKITDVGMRDVDRSVLEILLDGEPSEGTR; encoded by the coding sequence ATGAACGGAACGATGCTTTCGAGGGAGGCCCGGGAGCCCTTTCGCCGGATGTTGCGCAGGCACACCTTCGTTACCGTGGGGTGCACCGACCCCGTTGCGGTGGGACTTGCCGCCGCCGCTGCCTACCGTCTCACCGGCGGAAACGTGCGGCGCATCGTGGTGGAGATGGACCGCAACATCTATAAGGACGCCATCTCCGTGGGCATCCCTGGGACCATGGAAATCGGTCTTCCCCTGGCGGTGGCCCTGGCGATTCTCCGGGGCGATCCCGACGAGGGGCTGCGCCTTCTCCGGGGTGTCACCGCGGACGACGTGGTCCGGGCGAAGGAGTGCGTGCGGGCCTGGCCCATGGAATTCCGTGCCGCCGGAGAGGAGCCTCCCATCTATGTGAAGGCCCTCGTGGAGACGGATAGGGGCGTGGGGGAGGCGGTCATTCGGGGCGGACACGACCGTATCGTGGAGACGGTGACGAACGGCGTGCGCACCGTCCTCGCCCAGGAAACGGCGGAGGATGACGGCGATCCGGATCTCCTCGACGTGGTCAGCGGCTGCAGCATGGAGGATCTTCTCCTCGCAGTGGAGTCCTTCGACATGGAGGAACTGGATTTCCTCGCCGAGGGAGTGGGCATGAACCTCGCCGCGGCCAAAGCGGGGGAACGGGGTGGATGCGGTACCCCCTCGTCCCCGGTCGGATTGGGGCTGGGGGCGCAGTACGCGTTTCTCGCCCGGAAGAGCTTTCTCCGGGACGATCTCGTCAACCGGGTGAAGCGCAAAGTGGCCGCCGCCGCGGACGCCCGCATGGCAGGGTGCGACGTGCCCATTTTCGGCTGCTACGGCAGCGGCAATCACGGCATCACTCTCTTTCTCACCGTGGGGCTCGCGGCGCGCCATTACCAGGTATCCTGGGAGGCCACGAACCGGGCGCTCGCCCTCTCCCTGCTCATCGTGGGGGTCATCAAGAGCCGCACGGGCATACTCACGCCTCATTGCGGCTGTGCGGTGGCGGCGGGGACGGGTGCCGCGGGAGGAATCGCCTGGCTTCTGGGCGGGCGTGCCAGGGAGATCGAGAACGCGGTGCATCTCATGATGGGCAATCTCACGGGCATGCTCTGCGACGGCGCCAAGTACGGCTGTGCTCTCAAGATGGCTACCTCGGCGGGCGCCGCCGTGGAGAGCGCTGCCATGGCGGCCCTGGGCGGAGCGTTTCTGCCCGAGCGGAATGGCATTGTGGGACGGAATTTTCAGCATTCCATGGACAACCTGCGCAAGATCACCGACGTGGGCATGCGCGATGTGGATCGGTCGGTGCTGGAAATCCTTCTCGATGGAGAGCCCTCGGAAGGGACGCGCTGA
- a CDS encoding ArgE/DapE family deacylase: MSANAPVIDKGNLFDTLRAMVAIDSVNPSLVPGGRGEADIAAWLGERMAALGLEVEVAEIAPSRYNAVGILRGTGGGRSLLLNGHTDTVGVEGMTIPPFLGDYRDGRLYGRGTMDMKGGVAAQLAAVKALVDAGLRPKGDVILGFVADEEYASLGTEVLLRTVRADAGIVCEPTDLGVCVAHKGFVWARVDVAGVAAHGSRPLEGVDAIVKAGKFLAELEALEERLKERTHPLLGAPSVHASTIRGGRELSTYPDFCRIELERRTLPGENSALVERELQTILREIRSRDNNFRANLEILFSRPPLEVDPSLPIVEALRGACSHVLGRIPDFSGMSGWLDSALLAEAGIPTVIFGPTGYGLHGAEEFVEFDSVVATAGVLAETILMFCGS; the protein is encoded by the coding sequence ATGTCCGCGAACGCTCCTGTCATCGACAAGGGAAACCTCTTCGACACGTTGCGTGCCATGGTCGCCATCGACTCGGTAAACCCCTCCCTGGTCCCCGGAGGGCGTGGCGAGGCGGATATCGCCGCCTGGCTCGGAGAACGCATGGCCGCCCTGGGACTGGAGGTGGAGGTCGCGGAGATCGCTCCCTCCCGCTACAACGCCGTGGGCATCCTCCGCGGTACTGGAGGCGGCAGATCGCTCCTCCTGAACGGTCACACGGACACGGTGGGCGTCGAGGGCATGACGATCCCGCCCTTTCTCGGAGACTATCGGGACGGGCGCCTCTACGGTCGGGGCACCATGGACATGAAGGGAGGCGTGGCCGCCCAGCTGGCGGCGGTCAAAGCCCTTGTGGACGCGGGACTGCGGCCGAAAGGCGACGTGATCCTCGGCTTCGTCGCCGACGAGGAGTACGCGAGCCTCGGCACGGAAGTGTTGCTCCGAACAGTCCGGGCCGATGCGGGCATCGTCTGCGAGCCCACGGACCTCGGAGTCTGCGTGGCCCACAAGGGGTTCGTCTGGGCACGGGTGGACGTGGCGGGAGTCGCCGCCCACGGCAGCCGTCCCCTGGAGGGCGTGGACGCCATCGTGAAGGCGGGAAAATTCCTCGCCGAACTGGAAGCGCTGGAAGAACGCCTCAAGGAACGGACGCATCCTCTTCTGGGCGCGCCGTCGGTGCACGCCTCGACCATTCGGGGAGGGCGTGAGCTCTCCACCTATCCGGATTTCTGCCGCATCGAGCTGGAAAGGCGGACGCTTCCCGGCGAGAACAGCGCTCTGGTGGAGCGGGAACTCCAGACAATCCTGCGGGAGATCCGTTCCCGGGACAACAACTTCCGGGCCAACCTGGAGATTCTCTTCTCCCGGCCACCCCTCGAGGTGGACCCTTCCCTTCCCATCGTGGAAGCGCTCCGGGGAGCCTGCTCCCATGTGCTCGGGCGCATTCCGGACTTTTCCGGCATGAGCGGCTGGCTCGACTCGGCCCTTCTGGCGGAGGCGGGCATTCCCACGGTCATCTTCGGCCCCACGGGATACGGCCTGCACGGCGCGGAGGAGTTCGTGGAGTTCGACTCCGTGGTCGCCACGGCGGGAGTTCTTGCGGAGACCATTCTGATGTTCTGCGGCTCCTGA